The Brachyhypopomus gauderio isolate BG-103 chromosome 19, BGAUD_0.2, whole genome shotgun sequence DNA segment CATATAAATAGAAGTGATATGTTGCACAACGGCTattagagagggtgagaggccTGGGTCACCTGGGACAGTCTGAGAGGATGAGTGTGAGAGGATGAGTGTgagaggatgtgtgtgaggatatCACACCAGGCAGCTGGTGCAGTACAAAGTTCTGCCACTGATTTGATCTGCAACTGTTTTCAAGCCATTTTAACAGCATCTGTCCTGGTCAGGTGACCTTGAGCACTGTCATCACAAATACAAGGTTTTCTCACTGCTAAATCACCAGAACGGTCGCCTGAAAAAACAAATTGCAGTTGCTGTGAACACTTTGTCACATTTCTGGAGATAGACCTTCGCTTGTGATGCACCAGGAATGTTTTTACGCCATAAAAGAATGCAACAAACTGCTTTTTCGTGATCGCTCCAAAATCTTTATTTAAATGGAACGATTTTCACATGAAATAGTCAGGATCTGTCTTAATGCCAGGAGTCCACGATGCGTCTCATGCTCATGAACCTTGTGCTGCCTGTTCCCATCATCTCCCTGAAGTTCCTGTACTCTCCAGGACCGAAGTACCACATCTTGCCCCTGTAGTGGGGATGCTCGTACATGAGCCAGTGGCCGTCCATCACGTGACAGGACCCGCAGCCGCCGGACCAGTGGTAGCGATCTGTGAAGGACTCGCAGTCATCCGTCACCTCCATCATCTGGCCCGTGAAGTTCTCCTTGTCGTAGACCCTCATTCTGTAGTTCCCCCTGTACTGTTTGGGGAGAGAACCGTGCACATCAGTGAGGGCCGACGCTGTTGTGACGAGTCCCCGTAGGACCCGGAGGACGTTGCTTTACGGTGACGTCGGAGCGGAAGGTCCTACCACGGGGATCATGCGGCAGGACCTGGGCCAGCTGCTCCACCCCCACAGGCCCATGCAGTCTGCGTACTCGCCCCTCCTGAGGAAGTGCCGGCCGCCCGTGTAGTCGCTGCGGTCGTAGACCATCCAGCAGCCGCTCTCCACCCTGCAGGAGTGGCAGCGGCTCAGGAAGGGGGACGTGTCGGGGCAGTCGCCGCTCCACTCGTGGGAGCGGCCCAAGAAGTTCCTGTCCTCGTAGAACACGATCTGATTTGGGGGTGAAAAGACGCCGTTGGACCTAAATTGCGTCAAACAGAGTGA contains these protein-coding regions:
- the LOC143482609 gene encoding gamma-crystallin M2-like, whose translation is MGKIVFYEDRNFLGRSHEWSGDCPDTSPFLSRCHSCRVESGCWMVYDRSDYTGGRHFLRRGEYADCMGLWGWSSWPRSCRMIPVYRGNYRMRVYDKENFTGQMMEVTDDCESFTDRYHWSGGCGSCHVMDGHWLMYEHPHYRGKMWYFGPGEYRNFREMMGTGSTRFMSMRRIVDSWH